From one Halorhabdus rudnickae genomic stretch:
- a CDS encoding nucleotidyltransferase domain-containing protein yields the protein MNVLSANDLVVESSEGNQRLVQINRQRLSIPDDPILHIPQSEYHQPVKTAVTELRENINDVVGIILYGSVARGEADRRSDIDLWVLTRSGRAESQREANAIARDLEDREFDGDRYAYDIDVEAVQAIPAYTEDIREIVVSGIPVYKTSDFETVENLLLEEGTADE from the coding sequence GTGAACGTTCTCAGTGCGAATGACTTGGTCGTCGAATCTTCCGAAGGCAACCAGCGACTTGTCCAGATCAACAGACAGCGCCTGTCTATCCCAGACGATCCAATCCTCCACATTCCCCAATCAGAGTATCACCAACCGGTCAAAACTGCGGTCACGGAACTCCGTGAGAACATCAACGACGTCGTCGGCATCATTCTCTATGGGAGTGTGGCTCGGGGCGAGGCTGACCGACGAAGCGATATCGATCTCTGGGTGCTAACACGTTCTGGGCGGGCGGAAAGCCAACGAGAAGCGAATGCAATTGCCCGTGACCTCGAAGACAGGGAGTTTGATGGTGACCGATATGCCTACGATATTGATGTTGAGGCCGTCCAAGCGATCCCGGCATACACCGAGGATATCCGGGAGATCGTCGTGTCAGGAATTCCAGTCTACAAGACGAGTGACTTCGAAACCGTCGAGAATCTCCTCTTGGAGGAAGGAACTGCTGATGAATAG